In Centroberyx gerrardi isolate f3 chromosome 20, fCenGer3.hap1.cur.20231027, whole genome shotgun sequence, a genomic segment contains:
- the exoc7 gene encoding exocyst complex component 7 isoform X2: protein MIPTEDASARKREIEEKLKQEQETLSFIRENLEKSDQLTKGMVSILSSFESRLMQLENSIIPVHKQTENLQRLQENVDKTLSCMDHVISYYHVAKDTDRIIKEGPTGRLDEYLACIAKIQKAVEYFQDNNPDSPELNTVKARFEKGKELLEAEFRSLLTRYSKPVPPILILDAISMDEELEVQEEVMLEHLPEAVLQDIICISGWLVEYGRNQDFMNVYFQIRSSQLDRSIKGLKDHFRKNSASSGILYSPAVQTKRKDTPTKKAPKRPGTIRKAQNLLKQYSQHGLDGKKGGSNLTPLEGKDDVLDIEIDSYIHCISAFVKLAQSEYALLTEIIPEHHQKKTFDSLIQEALDNLMLEGDNIVSAARRAIMRHDYSAVLTIFPILRHLKMSKSEFDSTLQGTAASTKNKLPTLITSMETIGAKALEEFADSIKNDPDKEYNMPKDGTVHELTSNAILFLQQLLDFHETAGAMLASQETSSSASSYSSEFSKRLLSTYICKVLGNLQLNLLSKSKVYEDSALSAIFLHNNYNYILKSLEKSDLIQLVTVTQKKAESSYRELIEQQIQMYQRSWLKVTEHLTDRNMPVFQPGTKLKDKERQVIKDKFKGFNDGLEELCKIQKVWAIPDKEQRDFIRQAQKKVVSDAYRAFLHRCANISFTKNPEKYHKYRPEHVEEMIERLFDTSA, encoded by the exons ATGATTCCTACCGAGGACGCGTCCGCCAggaagagggagatagaggagaaactgaagcag GAGCAGGAGACATTGTCATTCATCAGGGAGAATCTGGAGAAGAGTGATCAGCTGACCAAGGGAATG GTCTCGATCCTGTCTTCGTTTGAGAGCCGCCTGATGCAGCTGGAGAACTCCATCATCCCGGTCCACAAACAGACGGAGAACCTGCAGCGGCTGCAGGAGAACGTGGACAAAACCCTGTCCTGCATGGATCACGTCATCAGCTACTACCACGTGGCCAAGGACACCGACAGGATCATTAAAGAGGG ACCGACAGGCAGACTGGATGAGTATCTTGCCTGTATTGCTAAGATCCAGAAAGCTGTGGAATACTTCCAGGACAACAATCCTGACAGTCCAGAACTCAACACAGTG AAAGCGCGCTTTGAGAAGGGgaaggagctgctggaggcCGAGTTCCGCAGCCTGCTGACTCGCTACAGCAAGCCAGTCCCTCCCATCCTGATCCTGGATGCCATCAGTATGGACGAGGAGCtggaggtgcaggaggaggtgaTGCTCGAACACCTGCCCGAAGCCGTGCTCCAGGACATAATCTGCATCTCCGGCTGGCTGGTGGAATACGGACGCAACCAGG ACTTCATGAACGTGTACTTCCAGATCAGGTCCAGCCAGCTGGATCGCTCCATCAAAGGCCTGAAGGATCACTTCCGCAAGAACAGCGCCTCCTCTGGGATCCTCTACTCGCCCGCCGTCCAAACCAAACGCAAGGACACGCCCACCAAAAAGGCTCCCAAGCGACCAG GGACCATTCGCAAGGCTCAGAACCTTCTGAAACAGTACTCACAGCATGGGCTGGATGGGAAAAAGGGGGGCTCTAACCTCACTCCTTTGGAAG GGAAGGATGATGTCCTCGACATCGAGATCGACTCCTACATCCACTGTATCAGTGCCTTTGTCAAGCTGGCCCAGAGCGAGTACGCCCTCCTGACAGAGATCATCCCCGAGCATCACCAGAAGAAGACCTTcgactccctcattcag GAGGCGCTGGACAACCTGATGCTGGAGGGAGACAACATCGTGTCAGCGGCTCGCAGGGCCATCATGCGCCACGACTACTCCGCCGTCCTCACCATCTTCCCTATCCTCAGACATCTGAAAATGTCTAAGTCTGAGTTTGACTCGACACTCCAA GGAACAGCAGCAAGCACCAAGAACAAACTGCCTACGCTCATCACCTCTATGGAAACTATTGGAGCCAAAGCTCTGGAGGAATTTGCAGACAGTATCAAG AATGATCCTGATAAGGAGTACAATATGCCTAAAGATGGAACAGTCCACGAACTGACTAGCAAT GCCATCCTgttcctgcagcagctgctggactTCCATGAGACGGCTGGAGCCATGCTGGCCTCTCAAG AGACCAGTTCGTCAGCAAGCAGCTACAGCTCAGAGTTCAGCAAAAGGCTTCTCAGCACCTATATAT GCAAGGTGTTGGGGAACTTGCAGCTAAATCTTCTTAGCAAATCCAAAGTGTACGAGGATTCAGCTCTGAGTGCCATCTTCCTGcacaacaactacaactacatCCTCAAGTCCCTGGAGAA GTCGGACCTGATCCAGCTGGTAACAGTGACACAGAAGAAGGCTGAGAGTTCATACAGAGAGCTTATAGAGCAGCAGATCCAAATGTACCAGCGCAG CTGGTTGAAGGTCACCGAGCacctgacagacaggaacatgccCGTCTTCCAGCCTGGCACCAAG ctgaaaGACAAAGAGCGGCAAGTGATCAAAGACAAATTCAAG GGCTTCAACGACGGGTTGGAGGAGCTGTGTAAGATCCAGAAGGTGTGGGCCATCCCAGACAAGGAGCAGCGCGACTTCATCCGCCAGGCCCAGAAGAAAGTGGTGTCCGATGCTTACAGGGCGTTCCTACACAG ATGTGCCAACATCTCATTCACCAAGAACCCTGAGAAGTACCACAAGTATCGCCCGGAGCACGTGGAAGAGATGATCGAGAGGCTGTTCGACACCTCAGCGTGA
- the exoc7 gene encoding exocyst complex component 7 isoform X6 — MIPTEDASARKREIEEKLKQEQETLSFIRENLEKSDQLTKGMVSILSSFESRLMQLENSIIPVHKQTENLQRLQENVDKTLSCMDHVISYYHVAKDTDRIIKEGPTGRLDEYLACIAKIQKAVEYFQDNNPDSPELNTVKARFEKGKELLEAEFRSLLTRYSKPVPPILILDAISMDEELEVQEEVMLEHLPEAVLQDIICISGWLVEYGRNQDFMNVYFQIRSSQLDRSIKGLKDHFRKNSASSGILYSPAVQTKRKDTPTKKAPKRPGTIRKAQNLLKQYSQHGLDGKKGGSNLTPLEGYDHDLRVKHHSDALTEKHGAAAGKDDVLDIEIDSYIHCISAFVKLAQSEYALLTEIIPEHHQKKTFDSLIQEALDNLMLEGDNIVSAARRAIMRHDYSAVLTIFPILRHLKMSKSEFDSTLQGTAASTKNKLPTLITSMETIGAKALEEFADSIKNDPDKEYNMPKDGTVHELTSNAILFLQQLLDFHETAGAMLASQETSSSASSYSSEFSKRLLSTYICKVLGNLQLNLLSKSKVYEDSALSAIFLHNNYNYILKSLEKSDLIQLVTVTQKKAESSYRELIEQQIQMYQRSWLKVTEHLTDRNMPVFQPGTKLKDKERQVIKDKFKGFNDGLEELCKIQKVWAIPDKEQRDFIRQAQKKVVSDAYRAFLHRCANISFTKNPEKYHKYRPEHVEEMIERLFDTSA, encoded by the exons ATGATTCCTACCGAGGACGCGTCCGCCAggaagagggagatagaggagaaactgaagcag GAGCAGGAGACATTGTCATTCATCAGGGAGAATCTGGAGAAGAGTGATCAGCTGACCAAGGGAATG GTCTCGATCCTGTCTTCGTTTGAGAGCCGCCTGATGCAGCTGGAGAACTCCATCATCCCGGTCCACAAACAGACGGAGAACCTGCAGCGGCTGCAGGAGAACGTGGACAAAACCCTGTCCTGCATGGATCACGTCATCAGCTACTACCACGTGGCCAAGGACACCGACAGGATCATTAAAGAGGG ACCGACAGGCAGACTGGATGAGTATCTTGCCTGTATTGCTAAGATCCAGAAAGCTGTGGAATACTTCCAGGACAACAATCCTGACAGTCCAGAACTCAACACAGTG AAAGCGCGCTTTGAGAAGGGgaaggagctgctggaggcCGAGTTCCGCAGCCTGCTGACTCGCTACAGCAAGCCAGTCCCTCCCATCCTGATCCTGGATGCCATCAGTATGGACGAGGAGCtggaggtgcaggaggaggtgaTGCTCGAACACCTGCCCGAAGCCGTGCTCCAGGACATAATCTGCATCTCCGGCTGGCTGGTGGAATACGGACGCAACCAGG ACTTCATGAACGTGTACTTCCAGATCAGGTCCAGCCAGCTGGATCGCTCCATCAAAGGCCTGAAGGATCACTTCCGCAAGAACAGCGCCTCCTCTGGGATCCTCTACTCGCCCGCCGTCCAAACCAAACGCAAGGACACGCCCACCAAAAAGGCTCCCAAGCGACCAG GGACCATTCGCAAGGCTCAGAACCTTCTGAAACAGTACTCACAGCATGGGCTGGATGGGAAAAAGGGGGGCTCTAACCTCACTCCTTTGGAAG GTTACGATCACGACCTGCGGGTCAAACACCACTCTGACGCCCTGACCGAGAAGCACGGGGCCGCAGCAG GGAAGGATGATGTCCTCGACATCGAGATCGACTCCTACATCCACTGTATCAGTGCCTTTGTCAAGCTGGCCCAGAGCGAGTACGCCCTCCTGACAGAGATCATCCCCGAGCATCACCAGAAGAAGACCTTcgactccctcattcag GAGGCGCTGGACAACCTGATGCTGGAGGGAGACAACATCGTGTCAGCGGCTCGCAGGGCCATCATGCGCCACGACTACTCCGCCGTCCTCACCATCTTCCCTATCCTCAGACATCTGAAAATGTCTAAGTCTGAGTTTGACTCGACACTCCAA GGAACAGCAGCAAGCACCAAGAACAAACTGCCTACGCTCATCACCTCTATGGAAACTATTGGAGCCAAAGCTCTGGAGGAATTTGCAGACAGTATCAAG AATGATCCTGATAAGGAGTACAATATGCCTAAAGATGGAACAGTCCACGAACTGACTAGCAAT GCCATCCTgttcctgcagcagctgctggactTCCATGAGACGGCTGGAGCCATGCTGGCCTCTCAAG AGACCAGTTCGTCAGCAAGCAGCTACAGCTCAGAGTTCAGCAAAAGGCTTCTCAGCACCTATATAT GCAAGGTGTTGGGGAACTTGCAGCTAAATCTTCTTAGCAAATCCAAAGTGTACGAGGATTCAGCTCTGAGTGCCATCTTCCTGcacaacaactacaactacatCCTCAAGTCCCTGGAGAA GTCGGACCTGATCCAGCTGGTAACAGTGACACAGAAGAAGGCTGAGAGTTCATACAGAGAGCTTATAGAGCAGCAGATCCAAATGTACCAGCGCAG CTGGTTGAAGGTCACCGAGCacctgacagacaggaacatgccCGTCTTCCAGCCTGGCACCAAG ctgaaaGACAAAGAGCGGCAAGTGATCAAAGACAAATTCAAG GGCTTCAACGACGGGTTGGAGGAGCTGTGTAAGATCCAGAAGGTGTGGGCCATCCCAGACAAGGAGCAGCGCGACTTCATCCGCCAGGCCCAGAAGAAAGTGGTGTCCGATGCTTACAGGGCGTTCCTACACAG ATGTGCCAACATCTCATTCACCAAGAACCCTGAGAAGTACCACAAGTATCGCCCGGAGCACGTGGAAGAGATGATCGAGAGGCTGTTCGACACCTCAGCGTGA